The stretch of DNA ATAACACGGTTAAATACGCAGCCATTCATATCCGGCCCTATCAGCGCGCCGTTTTTCAATATCTCAAGAGCCCCAGCATTCTTATACAACTTGAGGAAGCGGCTCAGGAACAGGCGCGTAGGTTGGTTTCGGCCTGCGCGACTCAGGGAATCCCTGCCTATATTGCAGATTCCGGCCAGCGGAGCAGAAGGGTATGGTTTTTCTTTGCCCGGTTTTTTCACCTTCTGCTTGTAAAGCGCTTTTTAGCGCGCATAACGGAGGCCGTGCCGGTTTCAGATTCGCGCCTGGCAGTGGAGTCCTTTTTAGCTACCCGGCCTGTAGGAATCGGCTGGCAGGAGCAGGCCGTCTTATTACCTCTGGGTGTGGACCGCCGGACAGAAAAGAGAAACCTGTTTATAGACGGGGACGGCGCAGCCTTTCCGGAACAGCTAAAGTTCATCCGCAAGATACGCGAGATAGATGAACCCTTGCTGCGGAATGCCTTTAAGAACCCCCGTATTCGTTTCGGTGGCGGGGTATCTGGGCCAGAAGGACTGAAAGGCATGCAGAACAAATGTCCGGTACTTGTTGAACTGATTAATAAAGCCCAATCTGGCCGTAAATTAAGCAGCGACGAAAAGCTCATCCTCTTTTACACCCTGGGCTTATCCGCGAAGACCAAACCCTACATACATGACATACTTGACCCCTGCCCGGACTATAATTACCAGAAGGTTGTGCGCATACTCCAACAGCTTAAGCCGCACCCTATAAGCTGCCTCAAGATTAGAAGTCTCGTCCCGCATATCACGGCTTCAGTGAATTGTGATTGCGTTTTTGACTTGCGGGGCGGCAGATACCCGTCTCCATTCCTGCATATTGAGCCGCAAACATTTCTGTGCACGGCGCAACACAGACTGGCTGGGGCCTCTCTCAGGGAGATGGCCAATAACTACTTTTTGCTGCTGGCTAAGCGCGAGGAGGTTGGCCGGGATATGGAGAGGCTTGAAAGGGTCATTGAAGAACAACTGGCCGGAAAGGGTCTGGAGAGTGTGGAAACGGCTTACGGATCCCTGCGCCGCGTGGTAAGGGATGGAAGCCCCATGCTTTTATTGGAGCGATAGGGATGTCTGTTGTCTATCTGATGGAACAAGGCGCTGTGGTAAGCAAGGAGGGCCAGAGACTTCTAGTTAAGAAGAAAGGCCAACTGCTTCACACTATCCACAGCTTCAAGCTGGACCAGCTCGTGCTGTTCGGATCCATTTCTCTCACTCCGTCGGTGGTGGCGCATCTTTTGCAAAATGGTGTGGACACAGCCTTCATGACCATCCACGGCCGGTATCTGGGAAGATTGCAGCCGCCGGAAGGAAAGAATATCCTGCTTCGGCAGGCGCAGTACCGGCGTTTTGCGGATGAATCTTTTGTATTGGAGACGGCTCGATCCATCGTAAGAGGGAAATTGGCTAACCAGCGGACTGTTTTGATGCGGCTGAACCGGAACCGGGAGGAACTGAAGCTGGAGGAAATGGTCTTCGGCCTCAAGAAAATCATGGACAAGACATCGGAATGTTCCGGCGTGGAGGGACTTCGGGGGTATGAAGGCAGCGGGACGGCGACCTATTTCAAGGGGTTTTCTCAAGGTTTTCTGGCGGACGGGATACAGTTTACGGCACGAGTGCGGCGGCCTCCTACGAATCCGGTCAATGCCCTGCTGAGCCTCGGATACACCTTTCTCTTTAATGTTGTACTGGCTGCAGTGCAGATGGTCGGTCTGGAACCGTACCTCGGCAGCCTTCATACCGTTGATTACGGGCGACCTTCTCTGCCCCTGGATCTGATGGAGGAATGGCGGCCGATCATTATTGATTCTCTGGTCCTGAGCGTCTTCAATCTCGAGACGATAACGGAAAAGGATTTCACTACGGAGAGGCGCGCCCTGGATGACGAGGTCCTGCCGGAAGGAGAATCTTGTGATAAAAATGGGGCGTCTGGAGCGGGCATCCCGGTGTATTTGACTGATAGCGGGTTCCGAAAGTTTTTGACCCAGTTCGAACGGAAGATGGCCCAAACCGTCTCCTTTCATCTTACCGGTCAGGAGCTTTCGTATCGTGATTGTATCCGCGAACAGGTGCGCCATTTTGTTCGTTATGTGAAGGGTGAAGATAAAGCATATATTCCTATAACCATAAAGTAGTTACAAAAGTTACAATAGTTACAGAAGTTACAATAGGTTTATGTACGTTCTTATTTCTTACGATATTGTCAGCGATAGGGTGCGGAATAAGGTCATGAAATTTTTAAGGGATTATGGTGATCATGTGCAAAAAAGTGTATTTGAATGTCATCTGCATGAAGATAAATACAACGAAGTCAAGGATGGCTTGAGAAAGCTCATTAACCCTAAAGAGGACCGTGTTCGTCTTTATAGGATATGTCACGCCTGTATGGGCAGGGTAGAGATATCCGGTTGGGGTACAGTAAAAGAGGAAGAGGAGTTTATAATAGTTTAAAGTGTCATCACAGGATATAAATCATATCATAGCCAGTTATGATATATGTGACGCCCGGCGGCTACAGCGGGTGGCGAAGGTGATGAAGGACTTTGGTGCCCGAGTGTTGAAGAGCGTCTTTGAGTGCAACCTGACAACCGCCCAGTATCTGGAAATGAAATATAAAGCCGAGCAGATAATTAATCCGCTGGAAGATAGCGTACGGTACTATTTCCTTTGCGGCAAGTGCTTGAAGAATGTGGAGCGCATCGGGAAAGGCGGCGCGTTTACTCATGATGAGGACGTAACCATTGTCTGATATGTACCCTTTTTCTTATTTCCTGTAGGAGCACCTTCCATCTGTGACTCCAGCTTGTGTGTAAGGGTGCTGTGTCCGGAAAGCGGTGAGAGGGACTCGACAATAGTGCGAGAACCGCCGGTGATTTTTGGCGATTTTGTAACTTATTGATTTAGCTAATTATTGTTAATAAGCCTGAATGAAGTTGGCGCATTTGAGAAAAAAGCTGTATTTTCAAATACATAAGATCGAAAAAAGGAGGTATGAGCGATGAGAAGATGTGAGCAACGACTGAGGGCTTACGGAGGTCTGCGGAAACGCGACTTGATCGCCTTGATTTATCGTTATGATTTGAGGCCGCTGAAGGAACGACTGACCCGATGAAGAGGGGATTGCGACCCGATTGCGGCCGGTACGATAATGCGATGCATATACAGAAGGAACGACTGACCCGATGAAGAGGGGATTGCGACCCTGATATATGGTCCCATAATTATCCCGTGCCGGCGAAGGAACGACTGACCCGATGAAGAGGGGATTGCGACCTTCCAGCGAATCCCATTCATGATATGATTCTTGAAGGAACGACTGACCCGATGAAGAGGGGATTGCGACTCTTCCAGCGAATCCCATTCATGATATGATTCTTGGAAGGAACGACTGACCCGATGAAGAGGGGATTGCGACTTGATTTATAGCTACTGATATAATACCCCTGATAATGAAGGAACGACTGACCCGATGAAGAGGGGATTGCGACTGTATTGCAACATTGCCGTTCAACACGTCCTGTAATGGAAGGAACGACTGACCCGATGAAGAGGGGATTGCGACTGGATATTGTAGCTCTCTATTAGCTTCCCTGTTTCGAAGGAACGACTGACCCGATGAAGAGGGGATTGCGACACCATTTCGAGCCGGGTATCTACATTATGGATATTGGAAGGAACGACTGACCCGATGAAGAGGGGATTGCGACACACCTGGGGTTGCCCGGTATCTGTGTATTTTCTGCCGAAGGAACGACTGACCCGATGAAGAGGGGATTGCGACCCTGTTATATTTGCGGATGAAAAACATCTTTTTGTGGAAGGAACGACTGACCCGATGAAGAGGGGATTGCGACCACCCCCTGCCAGATACGATCGTGTATGGTCATGATGGAAGGAACGACTGACCCGATGAAGAGGGGATTGCGACCTCATTTCGGCCTTGTTTTTACATTTCCAAACTGCGAAGGAACGACTGACCCGATGAAGAGGGGATTGCGACCGAGCTGGTTCGGGTCTATTCTTTTTTGCGACTTAGAAGGAACGACTGACCCGATGAAGAGGGGATTGCGACATATGCCCCACATCGGGGATATAACCTACCGGAACATGAAGGAACGACTGACCCGATGAAGAGGGGATTGCGACTCTTACACGTGATATGTTCTATAGTTAGTCCTGGTGAAGGAACGACTGACCCGATGAAGAGGGGATTGCGACATTTCCGGGGATTCCGAAGGGAGGCATAATTTTGTGAAGGAACGACTGACCCGATGAAGAGGGGATTGCGACTGGGATAGATCATCTGTTCGGCCTGCGCAATAGCGAAGGAACGACTGACCCGATGAAGAGGGGATTGCGACCGATCAAAAATTTCCTGAATTTCATCGACCAAGGCCTGGAAGGAACGACTGACCCGATGAAGAGGGGATTGCGACCGTGCTGTTACTTCTTTTCGGTACAAATCCACAACGAAGGAACGACTGACCCGATGAAGAGGGGATTGCGACTTGGGACAATACCGTTCATAGAATATTTTCTTTCCAAGAAGGAACGACTGACCCGATGAAGAGGGGATTGCGATGCCTTTGACGTTTACACGTTCGAACGCTTATCATTGACAAACTATCCGGAATGTGAAACTCTTGCCCCGGTTATGCCTTATCCATTCCCGTCAGGAACTTTAAGAACCGGCAATGAATAAAAAACCGGCGGCAATCAATATCATCTGGCTTTTTCTGATCCTTCTGTCCGTGGTGGCAGCGGCCTATAGCGGAAGGATGAAAGAGACCCTGGATGCCTCTTTTGAGGCGGCCAAGGGCGCGGTGGAATTGGCCATTGGGTTGGTAGGCATCATGGCCCTCTGGCTGGGCTTAATGAAGGTGGCTGAGGTTGGGGGACTGCTTTCTATGGTGGCCAGGGCAGTGCGGCCGGTAATGGTGCGGCTGTTCCCGGAGGTGCCGTCCGGTCACTCTGCCATGTCGGCCATGATCATGAATATCTCGGCCAATGTCCTCGGCCTGGGCAATGCCGCCACGCCGATGGGCATAAAGGCCATGATGGAACTTGACAAACTCAATCCGCATAAAGGGCAGGCAACAAATGCCATGGCCCTTTTCCTGGCCATAAATACCTCCAGCGTCACTGTCCTGCCCCTTGGAATAATCGGGGTGCGGGCGGCCGCCGGGGCGGCCGATCCGGCATCCATTATTATTCCCACCCTTATTGCCACTATTTGCTCGACTGCAGTAGCTATTGCCGCGGCCAAGGTCCTGGCCCGGCGCAGCGAACCGGAAGAATACCCGGTAGATTTTGCCGCTAACCCCGGGGATGCCTCAGGCTCTTCAGGAGGAGAGACGCCTGAAAAAGTGGATCTGTCACCGCCCGGCCGTCTGGGCAAGGTGGTGGCCATCTCCATCATGGCGGCTATAGTCAGCGCCTTCATCTATCGGCTCACCAGGGATGGCGACGCCCTGGCCCTGGGTAAAGAGGTCATTACCTATTGGCTGGTGCCTCTTATCATGTGCGGCCTTTTACTCTTTGGCTATATGCGCGGGGTCAGGGTTTACGAGGCGGCCACGGACGGGGCCAAGGAGGGATTTCAGGTAGCCATTCGTATTATCCCGTTTCTGGTTATGATCCTGGTGGCCATTGGCATGTTCCGGGCCTCCGGGGCATTTGATATATTGGTCAGGATACTGGAGCCGGTTACCGCTCTGATCGGTATGCCGGTCGATGCCCTGCCGGTGGCCCTCATGCGGCCGCTTTCCGGGACCGGCGCTTTTGGTCTGGTCAGCGAGGTGGTCAGCCGTGACCCGAATGGTTTTTCATCTTTTCTGGTTTCAACCATGCAGGGATCGACGGAAACCACCTTCTATGTGCTGGCTATTTATTTCGGCGCCATAGGGGTTACCCGGATACGCCATACCTTGGCGGCCGCTCTCACGGCCGACGTTGCCGGTATCGGCGCTGCCCTGGCTGTCTGCCATCTCATGTATTGAACTTCTAAGTAGTGTTCATCCGGAAACTACTGTTTCCGGCCTCACGCTCTCAGCGATCAGCTGTCAGCTCGTGTCATAGGCAGATTCGCCGGGGCGAAAAAAAACGAAGACAAGCAACACATTAAGCTGAACGCAGATAGCTGAGCGCTGACAGCTCATCCGGAATTTTTGGGTTTCCGGATGAAAACTAAGAAATTTCTTTTTTCAGCACGGCTGGAATTTTAATACGCTGTTCCTTTTCCATGGCCAGTAAGTATTTGGATATATACTCTACCTCAATATCCATCACTTCACTGATGTGCGTGAGGGTTACGGGGTTTTCTTCGATGAGGACGGAGAGCCAATTTTTAATGTATTCGTCCTGACGGGCGGCCCCTGAGGATGGACATAGTCTCTTCTTTCCGGTTTTCCTGGTGTTCACCTGACTCAGCCCGGCGGCAACAAGGCCCCGGATTCTTTTGGTCTCAAGATTGTTTTGTAACGTCCTGAGTTTTTCGCGGGCCACTTTGTTCAGATGTAATGGACCCAGGGATATTATCTTCTCTGTAAATTTTCCGGCCATGTCATGCAGTCCTCTGCCTTTTATAGCCGGGATCCTGTCAAGGCATAATCTGTCTGTTTGTATGTGTGCCGCAGCAAGTAAGGAAGCTATCTCGTGGAATCTTTCAGCGCCGGAGTCAGTCTCTGCCCGGTTGCGGCAGTAATCCGGAGGGCATTCCAATATCAGGACGCCGTCAAAATTGGCCAGAAACGGTTCCAGCAGTATCTCCGGCTCAATCCGGTGTGAGCAGGTCACTTTGACTAAGCGGATATCAACCGGTGCCCGGCCTCTTAAGCGTTTCGTTAAATCCAAGGGATGGCCGGTGCATATAAATGTCAGTATGCGGGGTTCAAAACTGGATGTCACTTGTTGCTCTGCCTTCTCTTTTACTCCATCTTTAAATTGCCATTTCTATGCCAACCCCTGCGCTTATATATAACCAATTGATTATATTATATATTTATTTTCAGTCTGTTTTCCCAAGACATTATTTTTGGGTAAATACTCCGCAGGGTAACGCAAAATGCCCCTTTTCAGGAATGTATCGAGGATGATCGATTCGTAAAAAAGCCTTTTCACCGCTGAGTACGCAGAGCCCACAGAGAAAAACTGCAAACTATTCAATATGTTATCTCAGCGCTCTCGGTGACCTCTGCGGTAAAATTTTACTTTTTACGAGACCATCAAGGATGTCATTTCCCTTGACTCCCGGTGGCAGAGCCAATAGTATGGAAGACGTGCTGGAGTTTTCCGAATTTTCGGTACAATTAGGAAATTGTATTGATCTACCTTGACTACAACGCCACTACCCCGGTTGACTGCGAAGTGGCTGCGGCCATGCTGCCCTTTATAGAAGAGAAATGGGGCAATCCCAGTAGTTCGCACCAAATGGGCCGGGAGGCCCGGGCGGCGGTGGAAACTGCCAGGGGTCAGGTTGCCGGACTCCTTAGGTGCAGGCCGCAGGAAGTGGTTTTTACCAGCGGGGGTACGGAATCCAATAACGCCGTATTGAAAGGCGTAGCTCACGCCCTGCGCAAGAAGGGGAGGCATATCATCACCTCGGGGATTGAGCACCCTTCCATCCTGCAGCCGGCCATTTTTTTGATGGAGAATGGCTGGGAAGTCACCTTTCTTCCCGTAGATAGCTATGGCATGGTTGATCCGGATGATGTCCGCCGGGCGCTACGCAAGGACACCGTCCTGGTCAGTCTCATGCATGCCAACAATGAGACCGGAACTATCCAGCCCGTAGTCGAGATAGGGGCGGTGGCGCGGGGACATGGTATTTACTTCCATAGTGATGCTGCGCAGTCCGTAGGAAAGGTCGAGACTTACGTTGAAGATATGGGCGTAGATTTTCTGACCGTGGCCGGCCACAAGGTCTATGCGCCTAAAGGGATCGGCGCCCTCTATATACGCGAGGGGGCTGCGCTGGAGCCGCTTCTGCATGGCGCGGGTCAGGAGGGCGGCCGCCGTGCCGGTACGGAAAACGTTATCCTGGCGGTGGCCCTGGGTGCGGCCTGCGCGGTTGCCGCCCGGCGGCTGCATGATGAGACAAACCGGCAAAGGAGACTGAGGGATCAACTCTTTGAAAAAATCGCCTCAGAGATTCCGGACGCAGTGCTCAACGGGCATAAGGATAAAAGACTCCCCAATACCCTGAATATCGCCTTCCCCGGCCTGGCGGGCGGGGAAATACTGGACGCTATCCCCGGGCTGTGCGCCTCTACCGGCGCGGCCTGTCATGACCGTTCGGTTACCCTGTCACATGTCCTGGCCGCCATGGGGGTGTCCAAGGAAGTCGGGATGGGGGCTATACGCCTGACGGTGGGCCGATATACAACCGAAGAGGAGATTTACCGGGCCGCTTCCCGGATCGTGGCCGCGGTCAAAAAAACAAAAAGAAGGAGCTATTAAGTGGATAAAACAAGACGTCTTCTTATTATAGCGGCGGCGGTCGCATTCCTGGCCCTGATCTTTGGGCAGACGGCGGCAGCCCTTTATACGGACTGGCTGTGGTTTGATTCCCTCGATCTTTCTCTGCTCTTTACCCGGGTCTTCAATATCCAGGCCCTTTTGGGGCTGGTCTTTGGTCTGGTCTCCGGCCTGCTTTTTTATCTGAACGGGATTTTCGCTCAGCGCTGGGGCGGACCGGCGGTCCTCGGCTCCGGTGAGTATCTACAGTTTTCGGCCATGGATCGCCTGTCAGAGAAGATCCCCTATCTCTTAAAAGGCGCGTCCATTCTGATAGGTGTAGTAATGGCCTTTTATGGGGCGGCCCAGTGGGAGGCTTTTCTCAGTTTCTTTTACGGAGTCCCATTCGGCAAGAGCGACCCGCTTTTTGGACATGATATCGGATTTTATATCTTTAGGTTGCCGTTTATCGAACTCTTGATCGGGTGGCTGTTCAGACTCCTGTTTGTAATGTTTTTAGCTGCCATGGGAATCTTCGCCCTCCGCCTGCAGATTGTGCTGTCGCCGCAAGGCGTCGATTTCCGGCTGCCGGCCAAGAGATATCTGGTCCTGTTTGGCGCGCCGTTTTTTGTTATTATAGCCGGTTATTTTTTTCTGGCACGGTACGACTTGCTCTATGCAAGCCGCGGCGTTGTCTTCGGGGCCGGTTACGCAGATGAAAACGGGCTTCTTCCGGCCTTGAATGTAATGGTCGCGATTTCCCTGGGCACAGCCGGCGCTTTCTTTTATAACTTCTTTCGCTATAATGTTAAGGCCATCTACGGCACGCTGGCCGCTTTTGCCGGCATCTACCTCCTCGGTATCCATATCTACCCCATGGCCCTCCAGCGCCTGGTGGTGTTGCCGAATGAGATAGCCAAGGAAACCCCATACCTCATGCGTGATATAGCGGCTACGCGCGCCGGGTACGGCATTACGAGTGTCGAGGAGCGTGACCTTTCCGCCGCCGCCTCCTTGACGCCGGAAAGCCTGGCCAGAAACGACCTGACCATCAAGAACATACGGCTCTGGGATCACCAGCCTTTGCTTGAGACGTATGG from Thermodesulfobacteriota bacterium encodes:
- the cas2 gene encoding CRISPR-associated endonuclease Cas2 yields the protein MSSQDINHIIASYDICDARRLQRVAKVMKDFGARVLKSVFECNLTTAQYLEMKYKAEQIINPLEDSVRYYFLCGKCLKNVERIGKGGAFTHDEDVTIV
- a CDS encoding CRISPR-associated primase-polymerase type A1; translation: MYLTLAKKLLAEGDEDRARDIILAHRRGAGNDPEAHFQWGLLCEEISVFNPACQSYEEALRLSPRNSKYLFQLAHLYADAGRNEKAMRYAEQAVKHDPGHTEARRLLADLLEALGQAGSAGVVRGSEREEKAPLRYFPPSVGQADLDTFLHLFSGREMGYATQALEDVTGGVRWAYQDGPITPQVVEKHILGEITLGGLPLRSDNTVKYAAIHIRPYQRAVFQYLKSPSILIQLEEAAQEQARRLVSACATQGIPAYIADSGQRSRRVWFFFARFFHLLLVKRFLARITEAVPVSDSRLAVESFLATRPVGIGWQEQAVLLPLGVDRRTEKRNLFIDGDGAAFPEQLKFIRKIREIDEPLLRNAFKNPRIRFGGGVSGPEGLKGMQNKCPVLVELINKAQSGRKLSSDEKLILFYTLGLSAKTKPYIHDILDPCPDYNYQKVVRILQQLKPHPISCLKIRSLVPHITASVNCDCVFDLRGGRYPSPFLHIEPQTFLCTAQHRLAGASLREMANNYFLLLAKREEVGRDMERLERVIEEQLAGKGLESVETAYGSLRRVVRDGSPMLLLER
- a CDS encoding cysteine desulfurase family protein; translation: MIYLDYNATTPVDCEVAAAMLPFIEEKWGNPSSSHQMGREARAAVETARGQVAGLLRCRPQEVVFTSGGTESNNAVLKGVAHALRKKGRHIITSGIEHPSILQPAIFLMENGWEVTFLPVDSYGMVDPDDVRRALRKDTVLVSLMHANNETGTIQPVVEIGAVARGHGIYFHSDAAQSVGKVETYVEDMGVDFLTVAGHKVYAPKGIGALYIREGAALEPLLHGAGQEGGRRAGTENVILAVALGAACAVAARRLHDETNRQRRLRDQLFEKIASEIPDAVLNGHKDKRLPNTLNIAFPGLAGGEILDAIPGLCASTGAACHDRSVTLSHVLAAMGVSKEVGMGAIRLTVGRYTTEEEIYRAASRIVAAVKKTKRRSY
- a CDS encoding spore maturation protein, producing the protein MNKKPAAINIIWLFLILLSVVAAAYSGRMKETLDASFEAAKGAVELAIGLVGIMALWLGLMKVAEVGGLLSMVARAVRPVMVRLFPEVPSGHSAMSAMIMNISANVLGLGNAATPMGIKAMMELDKLNPHKGQATNAMALFLAINTSSVTVLPLGIIGVRAAAGAADPASIIIPTLIATICSTAVAIAAAKVLARRSEPEEYPVDFAANPGDASGSSGGETPEKVDLSPPGRLGKVVAISIMAAIVSAFIYRLTRDGDALALGKEVITYWLVPLIMCGLLLFGYMRGVRVYEAATDGAKEGFQVAIRIIPFLVMILVAIGMFRASGAFDILVRILEPVTALIGMPVDALPVALMRPLSGTGAFGLVSEVVSRDPNGFSSFLVSTMQGSTETTFYVLAIYFGAIGVTRIRHTLAAALTADVAGIGAALAVCHLMY
- a CDS encoding hydrogenase iron-sulfur subunit, whose amino-acid sequence is MTSSFEPRILTFICTGHPLDLTKRLRGRAPVDIRLVKVTCSHRIEPEILLEPFLANFDGVLILECPPDYCRNRAETDSGAERFHEIASLLAAAHIQTDRLCLDRIPAIKGRGLHDMAGKFTEKIISLGPLHLNKVAREKLRTLQNNLETKRIRGLVAAGLSQVNTRKTGKKRLCPSSGAARQDEYIKNWLSVLIEENPVTLTHISEVMDIEVEYISKYLLAMEKEQRIKIPAVLKKEIS
- the cas2 gene encoding CRISPR-associated endonuclease Cas2 is translated as MYVLISYDIVSDRVRNKVMKFLRDYGDHVQKSVFECHLHEDKYNEVKDGLRKLINPKEDRVRLYRICHACMGRVEISGWGTVKEEEEFIIV
- the cas1 gene encoding CRISPR-associated endonuclease Cas1 produces the protein MSVVYLMEQGAVVSKEGQRLLVKKKGQLLHTIHSFKLDQLVLFGSISLTPSVVAHLLQNGVDTAFMTIHGRYLGRLQPPEGKNILLRQAQYRRFADESFVLETARSIVRGKLANQRTVLMRLNRNREELKLEEMVFGLKKIMDKTSECSGVEGLRGYEGSGTATYFKGFSQGFLADGIQFTARVRRPPTNPVNALLSLGYTFLFNVVLAAVQMVGLEPYLGSLHTVDYGRPSLPLDLMEEWRPIIIDSLVLSVFNLETITEKDFTTERRALDDEVLPEGESCDKNGASGAGIPVYLTDSGFRKFLTQFERKMAQTVSFHLTGQELSYRDCIREQVRHFVRYVKGEDKAYIPITIK